TGAAGATTAAATAGAATTTATGTTGATGGAAGACTTGGTTAGCTTAATAATTGCATGTGGCACTTATGTTTTGTGTGTTTATTTCAATTGCCATAGGTGCTATCCTGGACCCTGGAAGGTCCTGAGGTATGTGggtaataaatatatttgtgtGCATCAGCAAGATACTATGCCATCACTAAAGGAAGTTGCCCTTGAAATTCTTCCAACTTCCTCAAATTTTTACAAGTTGTAATGGTAAGCAATTATGGTGGTGTCCTTGTGCCATATAACTTAGTGGACTCACTATGCTATTTGTATAGACAAGAAGCAACATTggcaattaaattttttgttttttatgtttcttgtttttcatgggAGTAAGACTAATGAAAAGCAAATTTATGAAGCTTCAGAAGACACACTTTGTATTAGCAGAATGCATCAAGTGTCTTTATTAAGGACTGATCAGCAACAAGGGGTTGCTGAAATCATTGTAATAGTTGTGGCTCAAAGAAATGGCGTTTTTTCCTTAGCAAATAATAAGCGGTCTTAATAGCTAGCAAGTTAGTTTGAAAAGTAATCTGAGataaaactttatttatttgtctgtTTGTGTTGTTTAGTGCACAAATAACTTTTATGTAACAAGTAAAAACCACCTGAACTGATTGGTTAAACGAGTcggttctttttttcttttttttttttgacaagaAAAAATACCAATGACTTTGAAAAGATTACCTTTTACCAAGCCAAAATGGCTTTGAATTGATAATATAATTCATAAAAGATGTAAGAAAAAAAGTGTAAACTAGAGGATTCTATTACTAATTTGAAATTACATAACATTTTGGTATAACTGtgaaatcaaaacaatgaaGATGGTTTTATTCCAAACGCGTAGAAAGAAGGGTGGGTCGTCTTGGACACAAAGTCTTAGATTCTAATTTCCCCCGTTGATTGTGAGAAAGACTTCATTGACTTGGAAACTCTAGGAAAAAAGATAAGGTTTATGTGATTATGATCAAGAGCTTCACTGTTTACTTTGCAAACAACACAACAAACTCCAATCTCTGAGTATTCTAGCATTGCACCTTCAAATTTTGCAATCATGGCTGAGGCTGTTGTCACTGTTTTGCTGGAGAACTTGAGCTCTCTCTTTCAAAAGGAACTTGGATCAATCATTGGCGTGGATGAAGAACTGAAGAAACTTTCTAGCACTTTCACTGCCATCCGCGCTGTTCTTGCTGATGCTGAGATGAAGCAGTTTACTGATTTGGCAATCAAAGACTGGCTGCGCAAGGTGGAAGATGCTGCTCTGCTGTTGGATGACATCCTTGATGAGTTCTCCAcacatgatcttcaaaatcagaATCAGCAACAAAAGGGTGGCTGGTTTAACAAGATACACGCTTCTTGCCATTCTTCTTTCGGTCTGAAAAATGCCATGTTTCGTAGAAGAATGGCTAATAAGATGAAAAGGATGAGGGAGACATTACAAAACATTGCTGAAGAGAGGAAGATGTTTCATCTGTGTGAGAGAATTGCAACCACTGACAAGAAAGCTGAGTTGATGGAGTGGCGCCAAACCTCCTCTGTTATCACTCAACCTGAAATCTATGGAAGAGAGGAAGATAAGGAACGTGTTGTGCAAGCTTTGATTCAGACTTGTGATACTGAGCGTGCCGCGGTGCATACTATAGTTGGTCTTGGTGGTCTCGGAAAAACAACACTTGCTCAGCTGGTCTTCAATGATGACAGGATAACCATGCATTTTGACTTGAAGATTTGGGTTTGTGTCTCTGAGGACTTCAGTCTCAAGAGAATGATCAAGGCTATTTTGGATTCGGCTTCAGTGAGTGTTAGCGGCAATTTGGATATAGATCCACTTCAGAAGAAACTTCAACAGGCACTTCAAGGCAAACGATATTTACTTGTTCTGGACGACATCTGGAGTGAAGATCAAGAGAAGTGGGACAGATTGAAGAATTCACTTGTTGCATGTGGTTCAAAGGTGGGGTCTTCAATTCTTGTTACTACTCGTCTCACAAAGGTTGCATCTATTATGGGTACGCTTCCTCCTCATGACTTGTCTTTTCTGTCGGATGAAGATTAAGGGCTACCTCTTGCAGCAAAATCTCTTGGAGGCCTTCTGAGGtttaaaagagaagagagagaatggcTATATGTCAAGGACAATGAGATTTGGAATTTGCCACAAGATGAAAACTCTATCTTACCTGCTCTGAGATTAAGCTACTTGAACTTGCCATTAAAATCAAGGcagtgtttttctttttgtgctATTTTCCCTAAAGATGCTGAGATTGAAAAGGATGAACTTGTTCATCTCTGGATGGCAAATGGCTTCGTCTCATCTGAAGGAACAATGGCAGTTGAAGATGTAGCTGAGGAGATAATTAGTGAACTATGCTGGGCATCATTTTTTCAAGACATTGAAAAAGATGATCTTGGCAAAGTTAGGGGCTTCAAAATACATGATCTACTTCATGACCTCGCCCAATATGTTATGGGTGATTTGTGTTGCATTGTAAATGATGAGAtgcccattgaacatccaaaaAGAATTCGCCATCTCACGATGGGGCCATGTGCTCGGAACCAAATCATTTCTGCTTGCACATTTAGATCCTTAAGGACATTTCACTTCCGACAGACAAATTGTGCTTTGGCTTCAACGAAGATATTGGGACCACTTGAATCTTTGCGAGCATTTGATTTGGGGTATGCAAATGTATTAAATATGTTGCATTTACCACTAATTACTCCCTTCAACCATCTAAGGTATCTAAATCTTAGAGGGACTTCAATTCAAACACTTCCGGAGTCCACAAGTAGCCTATGCAATTTGCAGGTTTTGAATCTCAGTTATTGTCAAAGCCTCCGGCGGTTGCCCCGCCATCTGAAATACCTAAAAGCTCTTCGACATCTCTACTTAAGGGGGTGCAGGTCGTTGGTTTACATGCCTAATGAGATTGGCCAGTTGAATTCTTTGAGAACCTT
The Arachis duranensis cultivar V14167 chromosome 5, aradu.V14167.gnm2.J7QH, whole genome shotgun sequence genome window above contains:
- the LOC107487005 gene encoding putative disease resistance protein RGA3, encoding MAEAVVTVLLENLSSLFQKELGSIIGVDEELKKLSSTFTAIRAVLADAEMKQFTDLAIKDWLRKVEDAALLLDDILDEFSTHDLQNQNQQQKGGWFNKIHASCHSSFGLKNAMFRRRMANKMKRMRETLQNIAEERKMFHLCERIATTDKKAELMEWRQTSSVITQPEIYGREEDKERVVQALIQTCDTERAAVHTIVGLGGLGKTTLAQLVFNDDRITMHFDLKIWVCVSEDFSLKRMIKAILDSASVSVSGNLDIDPLQKKLQQALQGKRYLLVLDDIWSEDQEKWDRLKNSLVACGSKVGSSILVTTRLTKVASIMGTLPPHDLSFLSDED